The Gammaproteobacteria bacterium genome includes a window with the following:
- the merP gene encoding mercury resistance system periplasmic binding protein MerP yields MRTLLLLLFLALPIGAVAGEQTVTLSVPTMSCAVCPITVNKALMQVDGVVEAITNYETKTALVIYDDEIADVELLTEATTNAGYPSTIVTPDV; encoded by the coding sequence ATGAGAACGCTGTTATTGCTTTTGTTCCTGGCGCTGCCTATCGGCGCCGTCGCCGGTGAGCAGACTGTGACCTTGTCGGTGCCAACCATGAGTTGTGCGGTGTGCCCGATCACCGTGAACAAGGCCCTTATGCAAGTCGATGGCGTGGTCGAGGCGATTACCAATTATGAGACCAAGACCGCGCTGGTTATCTATGATGATGAGATCGCTGATGTTGAATTGCTTACCGAGGCGACCACCAACGCAGGCTATCCCTCGACGATAGTCACGCCTGATGTTTGA
- a CDS encoding GFA family protein has translation MTEKQTGGCDHIHTHTNDGNIDSHTCHCSVCKRVTGQDTTHVVFFKHSDVEIDDLSKLNRQPFNDQNPDGPLELCTCSDCGTPIMLDDKQRRVRIIVPNLMGYDPESMPATYHAFFDPSSGAPTPDDGRPVHEGLHPDFVWPDPA, from the coding sequence ATGACAGAAAAACAAACCGGAGGATGTGATCACATTCACACACACACAAATGACGGAAACATCGACAGTCACACGTGTCATTGTTCTGTCTGTAAACGGGTTACTGGTCAAGACACAACTCATGTCGTTTTCTTCAAACACTCCGACGTCGAAATCGACGACCTCAGCAAACTAAATCGTCAGCCGTTCAACGACCAAAATCCGGATGGTCCACTCGAATTGTGTACGTGCTCAGACTGTGGAACACCCATAATGCTTGATGACAAGCAGCGAAGAGTCCGAATAATTGTCCCCAATCTAATGGGATACGATCCGGAAAGCATGCCAGCGACGTACCACGCTTTTTTTGATCCTTCCAGTGGCGCACCAACCCCGGATGATGGTCGACCCGTCCACGAAGGTCTACATCCTGATTTCGTTTGGCCTGACCCCGCTTAA
- a CDS encoding pentapeptide repeat-containing protein: MKRSLSAVGLCFVLMLGLSREAGAFDETQLQELQLLGENCPSCDLSGAKLNREDLSKKNLTEADLTQAYLNGVNLSEANLSWANLTGAHLGTANLSKANLEEANLSWADLSGADLVSADLTGANLSWAELTGANLMWAVLTEANLTGADLTKAKLNWANLTGADLTEVELTGASLTGANLTRTIFCETEMTDGTMNNSGC; encoded by the coding sequence ATGAAACGATCACTCTCTGCGGTTGGTCTTTGCTTCGTTCTGATGCTGGGTTTGTCTCGGGAAGCTGGTGCCTTTGATGAGACACAACTCCAAGAACTACAATTACTTGGTGAAAACTGTCCTTCCTGTGACCTAAGTGGGGCAAAACTGAATAGAGAAGATTTAAGCAAGAAAAATCTAACTGAGGCAGATCTGACACAAGCATATCTAAATGGGGTAAATCTGTCTGAAGCGAATCTTAGTTGGGCAAACCTAACGGGTGCACATCTGGGCACTGCCAATTTGAGTAAGGCAAATCTGGAAGAGGCAAATTTGTCTTGGGCAGACCTAAGTGGAGCAGATCTAGTTTCAGCAGATTTGACTGGAGCAAATCTTAGTTGGGCAGAACTGACCGGGGCAAATCTGATGTGGGCAGTTCTAACTGAGGCAAATCTGACTGGAGCAGACCTGACTAAGGCTAAATTGAATTGGGCAAATCTAACGGGGGCAGATCTGACTGAGGTAGAACTGACAGGGGCAAGTCTAACTGGGGCAAACCTGACCAGAACTATTTTCTGTGAAACTGAAATGACAGATGGGACAATGAACAACTCAGGTTGCTAG
- a CDS encoding adenylate/guanylate cyclase domain-containing protein, protein MAADCVGFSKLMDSNEELTLQNIKICRSLIDPIIKEHGGRIFHTAGDSMIAEFNSVVDSVNTAIEFQKVLSERNASVDEESRMEFRIGIHLDDVIIEGANIYGSGVNVAARLEGLCEPGCILLSRTVHEKIVKRIKIAIDSLGNAKLKNIEGDFEIYQISPTLKDPTGSAEQNTATGPPTENRVAKSRKDGEAKPRLMLLPFRNLNKSEANDFLVDGIVDDIITELSMINSIEIMSRNTTFDYKDNPIDVKEAAEKYKLDYVITGSIRSAGNRVRVSAELGDPISGNSIWSARYDKTMDDVFEIQDEIVSKMANTVLSEIEVTSLQRAKRKPTDKMTSYEYLLQGKFHKRKLTKEDANIAVDMFTNAIESDPSNGRAYAERCCTWADGLGQSWFDESDDDLHNKIRVTLEDAYELTGHDWDCHRLLCNISLYLDLNYDKAEEHGKKAYELNPNNPTVLASYGKSLVQNGKCEKGVELLRKAQELDPLSQQLIDDFIWGSYTLGDYDTCIEFSEKIRKIRPNTWLLKIASFGALKRQGERDEEISQFIESHGKDELSVQLEKLNFNSQEIGEVTRNFVLN, encoded by the coding sequence ATGGCAGCTGACTGTGTGGGTTTCAGCAAGCTGATGGACAGCAACGAAGAGCTGACTCTTCAGAATATCAAGATCTGCCGCAGCCTGATTGATCCGATCATCAAGGAACATGGTGGCCGGATTTTTCATACCGCCGGCGATTCCATGATTGCTGAGTTCAACAGTGTGGTCGATTCTGTGAATACGGCCATTGAATTTCAAAAAGTACTCAGCGAACGAAACGCCAGCGTTGACGAAGAATCGCGGATGGAATTCAGGATCGGCATCCACCTAGACGACGTTATCATTGAAGGCGCCAATATCTATGGCAGTGGAGTCAATGTCGCAGCAAGACTAGAGGGTCTCTGCGAACCCGGTTGCATACTGCTATCCCGAACGGTGCATGAAAAGATCGTCAAGCGGATCAAAATTGCGATTGATAGTCTGGGTAACGCTAAACTGAAAAACATTGAAGGCGATTTTGAGATCTACCAGATCTCACCAACCCTGAAAGATCCAACCGGGTCGGCCGAACAAAATACTGCGACTGGTCCTCCGACAGAAAACAGAGTCGCAAAGTCAAGGAAAGATGGCGAGGCCAAACCCCGCCTGATGCTGCTGCCTTTCAGAAACCTGAACAAAAGTGAAGCTAATGATTTTCTCGTCGATGGCATTGTGGACGACATCATCACTGAGCTTTCAATGATCAATTCGATTGAAATCATGTCGCGTAACACCACCTTTGATTACAAAGATAACCCCATCGACGTAAAAGAAGCTGCCGAAAAGTACAAACTGGACTATGTGATCACTGGGAGTATCCGGTCAGCGGGAAATCGGGTACGCGTTTCTGCCGAACTGGGAGATCCCATTTCAGGCAATTCGATATGGAGCGCGCGCTACGACAAGACTATGGATGACGTTTTCGAGATTCAGGATGAGATCGTCAGCAAAATGGCGAATACGGTTCTGAGCGAAATCGAGGTCACCAGCCTGCAGCGAGCCAAACGCAAACCGACCGACAAAATGACCTCGTATGAGTATCTCCTCCAGGGCAAGTTCCACAAGCGAAAGTTAACCAAGGAGGACGCCAATATTGCGGTTGATATGTTCACCAACGCTATTGAGAGTGACCCGAGCAACGGAAGAGCATACGCCGAGCGTTGCTGTACCTGGGCCGATGGGCTCGGCCAGAGCTGGTTCGACGAATCAGACGACGATCTACACAACAAAATTCGGGTCACACTGGAAGACGCCTACGAACTGACCGGTCACGACTGGGACTGCCATCGGTTGCTGTGCAACATCTCCCTGTACCTTGATCTGAACTACGACAAAGCAGAAGAACATGGGAAGAAAGCGTATGAGCTGAATCCAAATAATCCGACCGTGCTGGCATCTTACGGGAAATCGCTTGTACAGAATGGAAAATGCGAAAAGGGAGTCGAATTACTCCGCAAAGCCCAAGAGCTCGATCCTTTGAGCCAGCAACTGATCGACGACTTCATTTGGGGGTCCTATACCCTAGGTGACTACGACACCTGCATTGAATTCTCCGAAAAAATCAGAAAGATCAGACCCAATACGTGGCTGTTGAAAATAGCAAGCTTTGGAGCTCTCAAGCGGCAGGGAGAAAGAGATGAGGAGATCAGTCAGTTCATCGAATCTCACGGGAAAGATGAACTGAGCGTTCAGCTGGAGAAGCTGAATTTCAACAGTCAAGAAATTGGTGAGGTCACAAGAAATTTTGTCTTGAACTAG